Proteins from a genomic interval of Sinobacterium caligoides:
- a CDS encoding leucyl aminopeptidase: METKAKVIADITSHKTGCLIINVAKQAKLSGNAAIIDKACDGLLTKLIKLGDFKAAVGDSLLLPQPNGIAAQRLLIIGTGPSKTADKASNKKAITKAAELTASQNGKDATLCWESDVDSSEQAALFSQEMIRAQYRYTEKLSNPKPASALTKVFIAAAKGKESTAINKATSRAQATANGINTARLLGDLPGNICTPTYLANQAKALAKQHAKLSTKVLSEKQMADLGMGSLLSVSAGSDEPAQLIVMEYKGSTSKKAPIALVGKGITFDSGGISLKPGAGMDEMKYDMGGAASVFGTITAIAEMELNANVVAVVAASENMPNGQATKPGDVVTSMSGKTIEVLNTDAEGRLVLCDALSYVQRFKPRSIIDIATLTGACVIALGRHNSGLFSNDDELANQLLTAADSTGDKAWRLPISDDYTEMLKSNFADLANIGGREAGSITAACFLSQFVEGQKWAHIDIAGSAWCSGANKGATGRPVSLLTQYIIDQA, from the coding sequence ATGGAAACCAAAGCAAAAGTCATCGCCGATATCACATCACACAAAACCGGCTGCCTCATTATCAATGTTGCCAAGCAGGCAAAGCTAAGCGGTAACGCTGCAATCATCGACAAGGCTTGCGACGGTCTACTCACCAAACTCATCAAACTAGGCGATTTCAAGGCCGCTGTCGGTGACAGTCTATTATTACCTCAGCCGAACGGCATCGCTGCACAACGCTTGCTTATCATTGGTACTGGCCCCAGCAAAACTGCCGATAAAGCGAGCAACAAAAAGGCCATCACTAAAGCAGCCGAATTGACCGCGAGCCAAAATGGTAAAGACGCCACCCTCTGCTGGGAGAGCGATGTCGACAGCAGTGAGCAGGCCGCACTATTCAGTCAAGAGATGATCCGCGCACAATATCGTTACACCGAAAAGCTCAGCAACCCAAAGCCTGCCAGCGCGCTCACCAAAGTATTTATCGCCGCCGCCAAGGGTAAAGAAAGTACCGCCATTAACAAGGCCACTAGCCGAGCACAAGCCACTGCCAACGGCATCAACACCGCACGTTTGCTCGGTGACTTGCCCGGCAATATCTGCACCCCAACCTACCTTGCCAACCAAGCCAAAGCCTTAGCTAAGCAACACGCGAAGCTCAGCACAAAGGTGTTATCTGAAAAGCAGATGGCCGACCTTGGTATGGGCTCATTACTTTCCGTCAGCGCTGGCAGCGACGAGCCGGCACAGCTGATCGTTATGGAATACAAAGGCAGCACCAGCAAGAAGGCTCCGATCGCCCTCGTCGGCAAGGGCATCACCTTTGACTCAGGTGGTATCAGCCTCAAGCCTGGTGCCGGCATGGATGAGATGAAGTACGACATGGGCGGTGCCGCCAGTGTTTTCGGCACGATCACAGCTATCGCCGAAATGGAGCTCAACGCCAATGTCGTCGCCGTTGTTGCCGCAAGCGAGAACATGCCGAACGGCCAAGCGACCAAGCCAGGTGATGTTGTCACCAGCATGTCGGGAAAAACCATCGAGGTCCTCAACACTGATGCAGAGGGGCGTCTGGTGCTCTGTGACGCGCTAAGCTACGTTCAGCGCTTTAAACCTCGCTCCATCATCGACATTGCCACACTAACTGGCGCCTGCGTCATCGCCCTTGGTCGACATAATAGCGGACTGTTCAGTAACGATGATGAACTAGCCAACCAACTCCTTACCGCCGCCGACAGTACTGGCGACAAAGCCTGGCGCCTACCAATTAGCGATGACTACACTGAGATGCTTAAAAGCAACTTTGCCGACCTAGCTAACATCGGTGGCCGAGAGGCAGGGTCTATTACCGCCGCTTGCTTCCTGTCGCAGTTTGTCGAAGGGCAAAAGTGGGCGCATATCGATATCGCCGGTAGCGCTTGGTGCAGCGGCGCCAATAAAGGGGCAACTGGGCGTCCAGTTAGCCTATTAACGCAGTATATTATTGATCAAGCCTAA
- a CDS encoding DNA polymerase III subunit chi yields the protein MPKALFYLMASTDDLQRLKYACTLAEKSYRKDKSVFIHTSTEAESREIDKLLWTVRDNSFIPHQLDPATAAEANSPIIISHREIKGCNCQVLINLSTPLNSHDNIEWILEVVHQRDDIKQLSRSNWRHYQQQGIALSSKHC from the coding sequence ATGCCCAAAGCACTCTTCTACTTAATGGCAAGCACCGATGATCTGCAACGCCTGAAGTATGCCTGCACACTGGCAGAAAAGTCCTACCGAAAAGATAAAAGCGTCTTCATTCATACCAGCACTGAAGCCGAGAGCCGTGAGATCGACAAGCTACTGTGGACAGTGCGAGACAACAGTTTCATCCCCCACCAACTTGATCCGGCAACAGCCGCAGAAGCTAATAGCCCAATTATCATCAGCCACCGGGAAATTAAAGGCTGCAACTGCCAAGTGCTCATTAATCTCAGCACGCCGCTCAATAGCCACGATAACATCGAGTGGATACTTGAGGTGGTTCATCAGCGCGATGATATAAAGCAGCTTAGCCGCTCTAATTGGCGACACTACCAGCAGCAAGGCATCGCACTCAGTAGCAAACATTGTTAA